The window TTATGCAGACCAAGTAGTGGGTATTACAACTTTGGGATATACGGTGATGCACAGACGCATGCTTTGAGTGCTTTGCCATTTTTGAAGAAGTACTTTTACTGCCTCTGGTGGGGCTTGAAGAACCTGAGGTATCCCCCGGTATTTTCTTTTGCTCGTTACAAGGTTGGCTTTAGAAGCTAAATGCTTATTCACTAGACCTTGTTAACCCATCTCTAAGACATATGAACAATGACTTTTGTGGAGAGAACCAGGAAAAGCCATTGTTATCTACCTTAAGATCTTGAATTCCAGGTAGAGTCAAAAAGACTCTCCGTCAGATTCGCAGCCACATGTCGCCAATTGTTAACCATATTTCTTGGATCAAATTAAGCTGGTCCTGCGCTGTCTATTAAGCCTTTTTATCTCTGGAATGTGCAGTTCCTTGGGGCAAAACTTGTCGACGAGCACATACATTGGAGAAATCTTATTTGCCATCATTATTGCCACTCTTGGCTTGGTGCTCTTCGCACAGCTCATTGGCAATATGCAAGTATGTATTCCATTTCACTATCGCTGCTGCAAGTTTTTACATGAATACTACATAAGTGGTGATTGATCTGTGAGTGGTGATTATCTGGCAGAGATACCTCCAATCGACAACAGTCCGGTTGGAGGAATGGAGGGTAAAGAGGAATGACACCGAAAGATGGATGCACCACAGGCAACTGCCGCCAGAGCTGAGGCAGTCTATTAGGAAATACGATCAGTACAAGTGGGTCGCCACTAGGGGAGTTGACGAAGAAGTTATCCTGAGAGGCCTTCCTATGGATCTGCGGAGAGACATCAAGCGACACCTCTGCCTCGATCTAGTCCGACGTGTAagttctccttttttctttgtcgCTGACATTTGTGACACTACTGATCTTTTAGTCTAGTGATAGCATGTAAATACAGAATTGAGTTTTTCCACTGATCAGACCAATCAAGTAAGATTAACTTAGAGAGTTTCAATCATGATTTGGTTATTGACATCAATCTTGGAATTGCTATACCTGTGGTAAGACCTGccacaaaaaaattgtcttgaatATGTTCGAGAACCGCATCACTTGCTGAGCGCGGGAAAACCGCAGTACCAAACTCAATCACATTTGAGCTGCAACTTACCTATCTTGTCCTCCAGTGGTTCATAAAGCAAGCAACCGCTTTATCAGCCTCAAGACATCCTACAGGAAGATATTAGATTAGCAAAGATTAATGATTCTATAGTATATAATTCGAACAAGCGAGGTTTTCGTTGCAATtgatggttgtttggttatacttatttttcttttttggcacaTGCAGGTACATCTGTTTGATCAGATGGATGAAAGGACACTCGATGCGATTTGTGAAAGGCTCAAACCCGCCTTGTGCACTAAAGGAACGTTCTTAGTTCGTGAAGGTGACCCAGTCAATGagatgctcttcatcatccgaGGCCACCTCGACTCTTACACTACCAATGGGGGCCGCACTGGGTTCTTCAACTCGTGCCGCATCGGTCCAGGAGATTTCTGTGGTGAAGAACTGCTCACATGGACCCTGGACCCAAGCCCCAGCATTATCTTACCATCATCGACCCGCTCAGTCAAAACCCTCTCCGAAGTGGAGGCTTTTGCGCTAAGGGCAGATGACTTGAAATTTGTGGCGTCGCAGTTCCGGAGACTTCACAGCAAGCAACTTAGGCACAAGTTTAGGTTCTACTCACACCATTGGCGAACATGGGCCGCATGCTTCGTACAAGCGGCGTGGAGGCGATTCAAGCGGCGCAAAGAAATCATCGAGCTCAGGGCTAGAGAAAGTTCCATTGTTTTTTCCGAAGTCCGGACTCTGTCTTCTAAGCCCAGACGGGGCGCGTATGACACAGAAATGGGCTCTAGCTCTAGAAGGAGCTTTCATAAGCACTCGGGATCGGGTTCTAGCATCGTCAGTACGTTGCAGAAGCCGGCAGAGCCAGACTTTTCAGTCGACGTGGGTTGAATTGTTAACTGATCTTTATGTGGCTCAATTCGGAACTCGCATGACGGAGtatgtataaattttttttttagcctattctttgtttctttggttCGATGAGATCAGAATCCgatgtttaattttttatccagTCTCGTTCTTGAAATCTTGAGTGTAGATTGAGGACATTGACTTTGTAACAGTTTTGAACAGTCAAAGCATCATACAGTAAATTAGATTGATCAGTTGCAGATCAGTCAGTTGATTAGAGAAATTAGTCATTTCGAGTTGCTGATTCAGTTCTGACAGACAGCCCCATGGCTTCCCTTGCCATTTTGTTGGATTGAAAAGATTGGAGTATCCTTCAATGGCAAATGCATTGGCTCATCTAAGGACAGACAAAGATAGATGAACTTGATATAGGATTCTGTCTCCTATTTTGTG of the Eucalyptus grandis isolate ANBG69807.140 chromosome 10, ASM1654582v1, whole genome shotgun sequence genome contains:
- the LOC104423509 gene encoding LOW QUALITY PROTEIN: protein CNGC15c (The sequence of the model RefSeq protein was modified relative to this genomic sequence to represent the inferred CDS: deleted 2 bases in 1 codon; substituted 3 bases at 3 genomic stop codons); amino-acid sequence: MQRWNRVFLVACLVSLFVDPLFFYLQVVWEEQCINIGVPLEVILTAVRSLVDVFYLIQIYIRFRTAYVAPSSRVFGRGELVIDPSKIAQRYLRRGFWIDFIAALPLPQVLIWVIIPNLKGSTITNTKNVLRFIIIFQYLPRLFLIVPLSSQIVRATGVVTEQAWAGAAYNLILYMLASHVSPXQTNSWDETLSFTKFVQSXXVLGACWYLLSIERQEACWKSVCKREKSSCNYQFFDCHKVDDPTRNAWFQSSNVTELCRPSSGYYNFGIYGDAQTHALSALPFLKKYFYCLWWGLKNLSSLGQNLSTSTYIGEILFAIIIATLGLVLFAQLIGNMQRYLQSTTVRLEEWRVKRNDTERWMHHRQLPPELRQSIRKYDQYKWVATRGVDEEVILRGLPMDLRRDIKRHLCLDLVRRVHLFDQMDERTLDAICERLKPALCTKGTFLVREGDPVNEMLFIIRGHLDSYTTNGGRTGFFNSCRIGPGDFCGEELLTWTLDPSPSIILPSSTRSVKTLSEVEAFALRADDLKFVASQFRRLHSKQLRHKFRFYSHHWRTWAACFVQAAWRRFKRRKEIIELRARESSIVFSEVRTLSSKPRRGAYDTEMGSSSRRSFHKHSGSGSSIVSTLQKPAEPDFSVDVG